Genomic window (Pseudomonas hydrolytica):
AGAACCCCGACATCCGCCTGAAGTGGGTGGTGCTCGAGGAGAACGTGCTGCGCCAGCGTCTGACCACCGATATCGCCACCCAGGGTGGCCAGTTCGACGTGCTCACCATCGGCATGTACGAGGCGGCGCTGTGGGGCGAGAAGGGCTGGCTGGAGCCGATGACCGAACTGCCGGCCGACTACGACCTCGACGACGTCTTCCCCTCGGTGCGCGAAGGCCTGTCCGCCAAGGGCACGCTGTATGCCCTGCCGTTCTACGCCGAAGCCTCGATCACCTACTACCGCAAGGACTTGTTCGAGCAGGCCAGTCTGAACATGCCCGAACAGCCGACCTGGGAGCAGATGGCCGAGTTCGCCGCCAAGCTGCACCAGCCGGACAAGGGCCAGTACGGCCTGTGCCTGCGCGGCAAGGCCGGCTGGGGCGAGAACATGGCGCTGATCACCACCCTGGCCAATGCCCATGGCGCGCGCTGGTTCGACGAGCAGTGGCAGCCGGAATTCACCGGCAGCGAGTGGCAGAACGCGCTGAACTTCTACGTCGACAACATGAAGAAATACGGCCCGCCCGGCGCCTCCAGCAACGGTTTCAACGAGAACCTGGCGCTGTTCAACAGCGGCAAGTGCGCGCTGTGGGTCGATGCCAGCGTGGCCGGCTCCTTCGTCACCGACACCTCGCAGAGCAAGGTCGCCGATGCCGTCGGCTTCACCTTCGCGCCGACCCAGGTCACCGACAAGGGCGCCTCCTGGCTGTACTCCTGGGCCCTGGCGATTCCCACCAGCTCCAAGTCCAAGGACGCCGCCAAGGCCTTCAGCGCCTGGGCTACCTCCAAGGCCTACGCCGAACTGGTGGCCGAGCGCGATGGCGTGGCCAACGTGCCGCCAGGCACCCGCGCCTCGACCTACAGCGATGCCTACATGCAGGCCGCGCCGTTCGCAAAGGTCACTCTGGATTCGCTGCAGAAGGCCGACCCGGCCGACCCCAGCGCCAAGCCGGTGCCTTACGTGGGCATCCAGCTGGTGACCATTCCCGAGTTCCAGGCCATCGGCACCAGTGTCGGCAAGCTGTTCGCCGCCGCGCTCACCGGGCAGATGCAACCACAGCAGGCGCTGCAGGCGGCGCAGCAGAGCACCGAGCGGGAAATGAAGCGTGCCGGGTATCCGAAGTAAGGAAACTGCTGTCCTGTAGGGTGGGCTTTAGCCCACCAGGGTTTTCACCGTGAGTTCGTGGTGGGCTGAAGCCCACCCTACGGGCTAAAGCGGAAGCCACCCCCATTCCGTTCTCGGAGGCATGATGAACTCTTCGGCCATCAATACTCCTGCTGCCGCGCAGGCCGGCACGCCGGTGGCGCGCAAGCCCCGGCGTCTGGCGCCGGGCTGGTTTCTGGTCAGCCCCTCGGTGGCCCTGCTGCTGATCTGGATGATCGTGCCGCTGGGCATGACCATCTACTTCTCGCTGATCCGCTACAACCTGCTCTACCCCGGCGAGAACGATTTCGTCGGTCTGGAGAACTTCGAATACTTCGTCACCGACGCCGCCTTTCTCTCCGGCGCCGGCAATACCGTGCTGCTGGTGGGCAGCGTGCTGTTGATCAGCGTGGTGTTCGGCGTGCTGATCTCGGCGCTGCTGGAGGCCAGCGAATTCTTCGGCCGCGGCATCGTGCGGGTGCTGCTGATCTCGCCGTTCTTCATCATGCCCACGGTCAGCGCGCTGCTGTGGAAGAACCTGATCTTCCATCCGGTATCGGGGATTCTCGCCGCCATCTGGCAGTTCTTCGGCGCCCAGCCGGTGGACTGGCTGGCGCACCACCCACTGTTCTCGATCATCCTGATCGTGTCCTGGCAGTGGCTGCCGTTCGCCATTCTGATTCTCATGACCGCCATGCAGTCGCTGGATCAGGAGCAGAAGGAAGCCGCGCGCCTCGATGGCGCCGGGCCCATCGCCATCTTCTGGCACCTGACCCTGCCGCACCTGGCGCGGCCGATTGCCGTGGTGGTGATGATCGAGACCATCTTCCTGCTCTCGGTGGTCGCCGAGATCTACACCACCACTAGCGGCGGCCCCGGCTACGAGTCGACCAACCTCGCCTACCTGATCTACACCCAGGCCCTGCTGCAGTTCGACGTCGGCATGGCTTCGGCCGGCGGGCTGATCGCGGTGGTCATCGCCAACATCGCCGCCATCGTGCTGATCCGCATGATCGGCAAGAACCTGACCGCGCGGCAGTGAGGAGCAGAGCATGCTGACCCTGAAACAGTCCCGGCGCCTGCACAGCCTGCTGATCGGCTCGCTGTGCTGGGCCATCGCCGCAGTGATCTTCTTCCCCATCCTGTGGATGCTGCTGACCAGCCTGAAGACCGAGATCGACGCCTTCGCCACGCCGCCGCAGTTCATCTTCATGCCGACGCTGGAGAACTACCTGCATATCAACGAGCGCAGCGACTACTTCGCCTTCGCCTGGAACTCGGTGCTGATCTCCTTCTCCGCGACCCTGCTGGGCATGCTGCTGGCCGTGCCGGCCGCCTACTCCATGGCCTTCTTCGAGACGCGCCACACCAAGCGCACGCTGCTGTGGATGCTGTCGACCAAGATGCTGCCGCCGGTGGGCGTGCTGGTGCCGGTGTACCTGCTGGCCAAGCAGTTCGGCCTGCTCGACTCGCGTCTGGTGCTGATCATCATCTACACCCTGATCAACCTGCCGATCCTGGTATGGATGGTGTACACCTACTTCAAGGACATCCCCGCGGAAATCCTCGAAGCGGCGCGCCTGGACGGCGCCAGCACCGGCCAGGAGATCGTCCGCGTGCTGCTGCCGATCGCCCGCGGCGGCCTGGCCTCGACCATGCTGCTGTCGCTGATCCTGTGCTGGAACGAGGCGTTCTGGTCGCTCAACCTGACCAGCTCCGCCGCCGCCCCGCTGACCGCGCTGGTGGCCTCCTACTCCAGCCCTGAGGGCCTGTTCTGGGCCAAGCTCTCCGCCGTCTCGACCCTGGCCTGCGCGCCCATCCTGATCTTCGGCTGGATCAGCCAAAAACAACTTGTCCGCGGCCTGTCCTTCGGCGCGGTGAAATAACGGGAGACCTTGCACATGGCCGATCTGAAGATCCGCAACCTGAGAAAAGGCTTCGATGGCACGGCGATCATCCAGGGTGTCGATCTGGATATCCGCGACCGCGAATTCGTGGTCTTCGTCGGCCCGTCCGGCTGCGGCAAATCCACCCTGCTGCGCCTGATCGCCGGCCTCGAGGAAGTCAGCAGCGGCCATATCGAACTCGACGGCCAGGACATCACCGACATGGCGCCGGCCAAACGCGACCTGGCCATGGTGTTCCAGACCTACGCGCTGTACCCGCACATGAGCGTGCGCAAGAACCTGTCCTTCGCCCTCGATCTGGCCCGGGTGAACAAGCAGGAAATCGCGGAGAAGGTCGCCAACGCCGCGCGCATCCTGCAGCTCGACGCCCTGCTCGAACGCAAACCCAGACAGCTCTCCGGCGGCCAGCGCCAGCGCGTGGCCATCGGCCGCGCCATCGTGCGCAACCCGAAGATCTTCCTGTTCGACGAGCCGCTGTCCAACCTCGACGCCGCCCTGCGCGTGCAGACCCGCCTGGAACTGGCACGGCTGCACAAGGAGCTGCAGGCGACCATGATCTACGTGACCCACGATCAGGTGGAGGCCATGACCCTGGCCGACAAGGTGGTGGTGCTCAATGGCGGGCGCGTCGAGCAGGTCGGCTCGCCGCTGGAGCTGTATCACCACCCGGCCAACCTGTTCGTCGCCGGCTTTCTCGGCACGCCGAAGATGGGCTTCCTGCGTGGCAGCGTGACGCGGGCGGATGCCGCCAGCTGCGAGGTGCGGCTCGACTGCGGCCCCAGCCTCACCCTGCCGCTGTGCGCCACCGACCTTGGCCCGGACAGCCAGGTGACCCTGGGGCTGCGGCCGGAACACCTCAACGTGGTCAGCGCCGGCAGCGGTCGCCTGCAGGTCACCGCCGACGTCAGCGAACGCCTCGGCAGCGACACCTTCTGCCATGTGCGCAGCGCCTCGGGCGAGATGCTCACGGTGCGCGTGCGCGGCGACTTCGCCCCGCGTTACGGCGATGCCCTGACCCTGGACTTCGACACGGCGCACTGCCACCTCTTCGCCGCCGACGGCCGCGCCATCGGCAAACCACTGCAGCAGGCCGCCTGACGCCGCTCCATCACGGGATTTTCCAGATGAAACTCAATCGCCAGCAGCTTTCCCGGCTTGGCGGCGCCGTCGCGCTGCCGGCTTACAGCCCCGACGCGTTGCGCCAGGGCATCGTCCATATCGGCGTCGGCGGCTTTCACCGCGCCCACCAGGCGGCCTACACCGATGCCCTGATGAACCAGGGCGAGGCCCTCGACTGGGCCATCTGCGGGGTCGGCCTGCGCGCCGAAGACCGTGCCATGCGCGACGCCCTGGCCAGCCAGGATTACCTCTACACCCTGGTCGAACTGGGCGACGAGGCGAACCTGCCGGTGCGGGTGATCGGCGCGATCAGCGACATGCTGCTGGCCGAGGAGTCGCCGCAGGCGCTGATCGACAAGCTGGCCGACCCGGCGATTCGCATTGTCTCGCTGACCATCACCGAAGGCGGTTACTGCATCGACGACAGCACTGGCGAATTTCTCGCCGAGCTGCCGGTCATTGCCCACGACCTGCGCCGCCCCGAATCGCCGCAGAGCGTGTTCGGCTTTCTCTGCGCCGCCCTGGCCAAACGTCGTGCGGCCGGCATTCCGGCCTTCACCCTGATGTCCTGCGATAACCTGCCGCACAACGGCGATGTCACGCGCAAGGCGCTGCTGGCCTTCGCCCACCTGGCCGACCACGAGCTGGCCAGCTGGATCGACCATCACGTGAGCTTTCCCAATGCCATGGTCGACCGCATCACGCCGATGACCAGCGCCGCCCATCGCCAGCAGCTGGCCGAGCAGCACGGCGTCGAGGATGCCTGGCCGGTGGTCTGCGAGCCCTTCGTGCAATGGGTGGTCGAGGACAAGTTCGTCAGCGGTCGGCCGGCCTGGGAAGAGGTCGGCGTGCAGTTCACCGACGATGTCACGCCCTACGAGGAGATGAAGATCAAGCTGCTCAATGGCAGCCACCTGGCGCTGACCTACCTGGGCTTTCTCAAGGGTTATCGCTTCGTCCACGAGACCCTGAACGACCCGCTGCTGCGCCGCTACGTGCGCGACTTCATGGATCTGGACGTGACCCCGCAACTGGCGCCGGTGCCCGGCATCGACCTGAGCACCTACAAGAACACGCTGATCGAGCGTTTCTCCAACCAGGCCATCGCCGACCAGCTGGAACGCGTCTGCTCCGATGGCTCGTCGAAGTTTCCCAAGTTCATCGTGCCCACACTCAACCGCCTGATCGAGGATGGCCGGCCGCTGGAGCGCGCGGCGCTGGTGGTCGCGGCCTGGGCGCTGTACCTCAGGGGCGTCGACGAGAACGGCGCGCACTACCGGATCGCCGATCCGCGCGCCGCGTTCTGTCAGTCGCTGGTGGCCGACGATGATCAGGTGCGCGAGCGACTGTTGGGCGTCGAGGCGATCTTCGGCACGGCGATCCCGCAGTCGGCAGCCTTCGTCGCGGCGTTCGAGCTGTGCTACGACAGCCTGCGCAAGCTCGGCGTGACGCGCACCCTGCAGACCCTACTGGGCGACTGAGGCATGTACCTCGGTATCGACTGCGGCACCCAGGGCACCAAGGCGCTGGTGCTGGACGTAGGCAGTGGCCAGGTGCTCGGCGCCGGCAGCGCCAGCCACACGCTGCAGAGCGGCGCCAACGGCCGCCGCGAACAGCAGCCGCAGCAGTGGCTGGAGGCCTTCGAGCAGGCGACCGCCCAGGCGCTGGCGGCTGCCGGCATCAGCGGCGAGCGGATTCTCGGCATCGGTGTGTCCGGCCAGCAGCATGGCCTGGTGCTGCTCGATGAACAGGGCGCGGTGCTGCGCCCGGCCAAGCTCTGGTGCGATACCGAGTCGAGCGCCGAGAACCAGCGCCTGCTGGACCACCTCGGCGGCGAAAGCGGTTCGCTGCAGCGCCTGGGCGTGGCCATCGCGCCGGGCTATACGGTGTCCAAGCTGCTCTGGACCCGGGAGCAGCACCCCGATGTCTTCGCCCGCATCGCGCATATCCTGCTGCCGCACGACTACCTCAACCACTGGCTCACCGGGCGCGCCTGCAGCGAGTACGGCGATGCCTCCGGCACCGGCTATTTCAACGTGCGCACGCGCAGCTGGGATGTCGAGCTGCTGAACTTCATCGACCCCAGCGGGCGCCTTTGCAACGCACTGCCGCAGCTGATCGAGTCGGATCAGCCAGTGGGCCGCCTGCGCCCGCAGATCGCCCTGCGCCTGGGCCTGAACCCGGATGCCGTGGTGGCCAGCGGCGGCGGCGACAACATGATGGGCGCCATCGGTACCGGCAATATCCGACACGGCGCGATCACCATGAGTCTGGGCACCTCCGGCACGCTCTACGCCTACAGCGATCAGCCGACGGTGAGCCCGCACGCGCAGGTGGCCACTTTCTGCTCGTCATCCGGCGGCTGGCTGCCGCTGATCTGCACCATGAATCTGACCAATGCCAGTGGGCTGATCCGGCAGTTGCTGGAGCTGGATATCCACAGCTTCGACGCCCTGGTGGCGCAGGCGCCCATCGGCGCCGAGGGCCTGCTGTTGCTGCCGTTTTTCAACGGCGAACGGGTGCCGGCCCTGCCGAACGCACGCGCCAGTCTGCTGGGCATGGACAGCGACAACCTGACCCGCGCCAACCTGTGCAGGGCGGTGATCGAGGGCACCGCCTTCGGCCTGCGCTACGGCCTCGACCTGCTGCGTGCCAGCGGCCTGCAGAGCGAGATCATCCGTCTGGTCGGCGGCGCGGCGAAGAGCCCGGTATGGCGCCAGCTGATCGCCGATATCATGGGCACGCCGCTGGTCTGCCCGCAACACACCGAAGCCGCCGCGCTGGGCGCCGCGATCCAGGCCGCCTGGTGCCTGACGCCCGCTGCGGATCGCCAGGCGCAGCTGGCCGAACTGTGCGAGCGCTGCGTACAGCTCGATACCAGCACCCAGACGCAGCCGGACCCGGCGCGCACGGCGCAGTATGACGCGGTCTATCAACGCTACCGCGAGCAGGTCGGCCGGCTCGCCGCAAACACACCGGCGTGAGAACGCCACGACGCTAGAGGAGACGTCTATGTACCTGGTCTGTGGCGAAGCACTGTTCGACGTGTTCATCCAGAACGACGGCGCGCGCAGCAACGAGCTGGCCTTCAAGGCCATTGCCGGCGGCTCGCCGTTCAATGTGGCGCTCGGCCTGAGACGCCTGGGCAGTGATGCGGCGCTGTTCACCGGGATCTCCTCGGACAGCCTCGGCCAGCGCCTGCGCCAGGTGCTGCGTGACGAGGGCGTGAGCGACGCCTACCTGATCGCCAGCGATGCGCCGACCACCCTGGCCATGGTCGGCCTGGACGCGGCCGGTTCGCCGCACTACAGCTTCCGTGGCGAAGGCTGCGCCGACCGCCAGCTGCTCGCCGAGCACCTGCCGACCCTCGATACGCGGGTACGCGGCCTGCATGTCGGCTCCTTCTCGCTGGTGGTGGAGCCGGTGGCCGAGACGCTGCTGACGCTGGTGCAGCGCGAACATCAGCAACGCCTGATCAGCCTCGATCCCAACGTGCGTCTCGGCCCCGCGCCGGATATCGCCCGCTGGCGCGAGCGCGTCGAGACCTTCGCCGGCTATGCCCATCTGATCAAGGTCAGCGAGGAAGACCTGCAGTTGCTCTATCCCGAGCGCGACCCGCAGCAGGTCGCAGTGGGCTGGCTTAACGCGCGCTGCCAACTGGTGTTCCTCACCAAGGGCAGCAAAGGCGCCAGCGTCCATAGTCGCCACGGCCACTGGTCGGCGCCGGCGATGGCCGTAGCCACCCGCGACACCGTCGGCGCCGGCGATACCTTCCAGGCCGCGCTGCTCAGCTACCTGGCCCGCCACGAGCTGGACAGCCCCGAGGCGCTGGCGACGCTGAGCCAGGAGCAGATCGACGCCATGTTGCACCTGGCCATCGAGGCTGCCGCGCTGACCTGCGCCCGGGTCGGGCCCGACCTGCCCTACCTGCACGAGCTGGAGCGGCAAAGCGCGCGCTGACCCCACCGCACCCTGCCCCGGGCAGCGGGCGACGAAGGGCCTATGCCTGCGCCAGGACCAATTGGCTGCAGCTGCGGGTTGTCGCCCAGCCCGCCGGAGGCGACACTCGGCATGTGACTCGCCCGGCACTGGCGCTGTCGCCATAGCAGCGTCTTTTCAGGTTCACAGAGGTTCAGGGCATGCCTTACAAACACCAGGTCATTCCGCTTCAGGCTCACGAGGGCAATGAAACCGCCGAGCAGGCGCTGCAGAGCATCGTCGAGGGCTTCAAGCGCTTTCGCAACGAGGTGTTCCCGCAGCAGGAAGAGCTATTCAAGAAGCTCGCCACCGCACAGAACCCGCGCGCCATGTTCATCACCTGCGCCGATTCGCGCGTGGTGCCGGAGCTGATCACCCAGAGCTCCCCGGGCGACCTGTTCGTCAACCGCAACGTCGGCAACGTGGTACCGCCCTACGGCCAGATGATGGGTGGCGTGTCCACCGCCATCGAGTACGCGGTGATGGCCCTGGGCGTGCAGCACATCGTCATCTGCGGCCATTCCGACTGCGGCGCGATGAAGGCGGTGCTCAATCCGGCCTCGCTGGAAACCATGCCCACGGTCAAGGCCTGGCTGCGCCATGCCGAAGTGGCGCGCACCGTGGTGGCGGAGAACTGCAGTTGCGGCAACGACCAGGAAACCCTCGCCGTGCTGACCGAGGAAAACGTGGTGGCGCAGCTCGACCACCTGCGCACCCACCCTTCGGTGGCGGCCAAGCTGGCGCGCGGCCAACTGTTCATCCACGGCTGGGTGTACGACATCGAAACCAGTCAGATCCGGGCCTACGACGCCGA
Coding sequences:
- a CDS encoding ABC transporter substrate-binding protein, translating into MNHAFKALLATSCLFLATGAHGAETLTIATVNNSDMIRMQRLAKTFEEQNPDIRLKWVVLEENVLRQRLTTDIATQGGQFDVLTIGMYEAALWGEKGWLEPMTELPADYDLDDVFPSVREGLSAKGTLYALPFYAEASITYYRKDLFEQASLNMPEQPTWEQMAEFAAKLHQPDKGQYGLCLRGKAGWGENMALITTLANAHGARWFDEQWQPEFTGSEWQNALNFYVDNMKKYGPPGASSNGFNENLALFNSGKCALWVDASVAGSFVTDTSQSKVADAVGFTFAPTQVTDKGASWLYSWALAIPTSSKSKDAAKAFSAWATSKAYAELVAERDGVANVPPGTRASTYSDAYMQAAPFAKVTLDSLQKADPADPSAKPVPYVGIQLVTIPEFQAIGTSVGKLFAAALTGQMQPQQALQAAQQSTEREMKRAGYPK
- a CDS encoding carbohydrate ABC transporter permease; translation: MNSSAINTPAAAQAGTPVARKPRRLAPGWFLVSPSVALLLIWMIVPLGMTIYFSLIRYNLLYPGENDFVGLENFEYFVTDAAFLSGAGNTVLLVGSVLLISVVFGVLISALLEASEFFGRGIVRVLLISPFFIMPTVSALLWKNLIFHPVSGILAAIWQFFGAQPVDWLAHHPLFSIILIVSWQWLPFAILILMTAMQSLDQEQKEAARLDGAGPIAIFWHLTLPHLARPIAVVVMIETIFLLSVVAEIYTTTSGGPGYESTNLAYLIYTQALLQFDVGMASAGGLIAVVIANIAAIVLIRMIGKNLTARQ
- a CDS encoding carbohydrate ABC transporter permease, whose translation is MLTLKQSRRLHSLLIGSLCWAIAAVIFFPILWMLLTSLKTEIDAFATPPQFIFMPTLENYLHINERSDYFAFAWNSVLISFSATLLGMLLAVPAAYSMAFFETRHTKRTLLWMLSTKMLPPVGVLVPVYLLAKQFGLLDSRLVLIIIYTLINLPILVWMVYTYFKDIPAEILEAARLDGASTGQEIVRVLLPIARGGLASTMLLSLILCWNEAFWSLNLTSSAAAPLTALVASYSSPEGLFWAKLSAVSTLACAPILIFGWISQKQLVRGLSFGAVK
- a CDS encoding ABC transporter ATP-binding protein, with amino-acid sequence MADLKIRNLRKGFDGTAIIQGVDLDIRDREFVVFVGPSGCGKSTLLRLIAGLEEVSSGHIELDGQDITDMAPAKRDLAMVFQTYALYPHMSVRKNLSFALDLARVNKQEIAEKVANAARILQLDALLERKPRQLSGGQRQRVAIGRAIVRNPKIFLFDEPLSNLDAALRVQTRLELARLHKELQATMIYVTHDQVEAMTLADKVVVLNGGRVEQVGSPLELYHHPANLFVAGFLGTPKMGFLRGSVTRADAASCEVRLDCGPSLTLPLCATDLGPDSQVTLGLRPEHLNVVSAGSGRLQVTADVSERLGSDTFCHVRSASGEMLTVRVRGDFAPRYGDALTLDFDTAHCHLFAADGRAIGKPLQQAA
- a CDS encoding mannitol dehydrogenase family protein encodes the protein MKLNRQQLSRLGGAVALPAYSPDALRQGIVHIGVGGFHRAHQAAYTDALMNQGEALDWAICGVGLRAEDRAMRDALASQDYLYTLVELGDEANLPVRVIGAISDMLLAEESPQALIDKLADPAIRIVSLTITEGGYCIDDSTGEFLAELPVIAHDLRRPESPQSVFGFLCAALAKRRAAGIPAFTLMSCDNLPHNGDVTRKALLAFAHLADHELASWIDHHVSFPNAMVDRITPMTSAAHRQQLAEQHGVEDAWPVVCEPFVQWVVEDKFVSGRPAWEEVGVQFTDDVTPYEEMKIKLLNGSHLALTYLGFLKGYRFVHETLNDPLLRRYVRDFMDLDVTPQLAPVPGIDLSTYKNTLIERFSNQAIADQLERVCSDGSSKFPKFIVPTLNRLIEDGRPLERAALVVAAWALYLRGVDENGAHYRIADPRAAFCQSLVADDDQVRERLLGVEAIFGTAIPQSAAFVAAFELCYDSLRKLGVTRTLQTLLGD
- the xylB gene encoding xylulokinase, coding for MYLGIDCGTQGTKALVLDVGSGQVLGAGSASHTLQSGANGRREQQPQQWLEAFEQATAQALAAAGISGERILGIGVSGQQHGLVLLDEQGAVLRPAKLWCDTESSAENQRLLDHLGGESGSLQRLGVAIAPGYTVSKLLWTREQHPDVFARIAHILLPHDYLNHWLTGRACSEYGDASGTGYFNVRTRSWDVELLNFIDPSGRLCNALPQLIESDQPVGRLRPQIALRLGLNPDAVVASGGGDNMMGAIGTGNIRHGAITMSLGTSGTLYAYSDQPTVSPHAQVATFCSSSGGWLPLICTMNLTNASGLIRQLLELDIHSFDALVAQAPIGAEGLLLLPFFNGERVPALPNARASLLGMDSDNLTRANLCRAVIEGTAFGLRYGLDLLRASGLQSEIIRLVGGAAKSPVWRQLIADIMGTPLVCPQHTEAAALGAAIQAAWCLTPAADRQAQLAELCERCVQLDTSTQTQPDPARTAQYDAVYQRYREQVGRLAANTPA
- a CDS encoding carbohydrate kinase family protein, encoding MYLVCGEALFDVFIQNDGARSNELAFKAIAGGSPFNVALGLRRLGSDAALFTGISSDSLGQRLRQVLRDEGVSDAYLIASDAPTTLAMVGLDAAGSPHYSFRGEGCADRQLLAEHLPTLDTRVRGLHVGSFSLVVEPVAETLLTLVQREHQQRLISLDPNVRLGPAPDIARWRERVETFAGYAHLIKVSEEDLQLLYPERDPQQVAVGWLNARCQLVFLTKGSKGASVHSRHGHWSAPAMAVATRDTVGAGDTFQAALLSYLARHELDSPEALATLSQEQIDAMLHLAIEAAALTCARVGPDLPYLHELERQSAR
- a CDS encoding carbonic anhydrase; the encoded protein is MPYKHQVIPLQAHEGNETAEQALQSIVEGFKRFRNEVFPQQEELFKKLATAQNPRAMFITCADSRVVPELITQSSPGDLFVNRNVGNVVPPYGQMMGGVSTAIEYAVMALGVQHIVICGHSDCGAMKAVLNPASLETMPTVKAWLRHAEVARTVVAENCSCGNDQETLAVLTEENVVAQLDHLRTHPSVAAKLARGQLFIHGWVYDIETSQIRAYDAELGSFLPLDGDKVPMATPRARYPQD